The DNA window tctagtgcttgcttcttagggtttcacacctctagatgaatatagAGTTTATTTATATATCCCATCTACTCTATCGTGCAACAAGTCGGTGCTCTTGTGGTTGTTTTGGCAGTTGTCAGTGAACTCGGGGCCAAGtccgcgagtacggatcgaggccaagcctcacgagTGTCAGTTGGCAGTTTGTTCTTGTCCATGGCAGTAATTCTCTTCAGCTCTAGCAATGGCACGATGCAATAATGCCAGAGGTGGTCCCagcgatgaggatccaaggcctctgcctcgcctgactgcTCAGGAAAAGGGGAAGGCGAAAAAGACCACAACAAAGAAGTGGAAGTTTGCTGATGTGGAaacagagagagcagcagcagtggcaacCGCCGCTAAGCGAGTGGAGAGAGGTGGAGCTAGGAGTGGTGTCCGCATTACCGATCAGCTATCACTAGCTCCGAGGGCCGCTGTCAAGGGAGTTGAGAGTCGTCATGGTAGTACACTTGGTACTATCATActtggaggatggcgtgttgctttagaggagagtcagccttagggggagactATTGAGCAATAGACATAGCCAGTAGAGGCATAGCAGATCGAGGAGACAGAGAAGGCAGCACAACCATAGCTTCGACACTCTGGTCGTACATGCactcaggtgtcaccgaggcctgagacacagaggagggctctcgtccacctcctagaccacagggtctgcctctagtggttaaccttgacctaagggcagccatagccagacaggtgcagcagctccgctttgtgcagtttgaggactggttttcgccgaggcaggatgagcgtgcttcagagcacTTATACACAGtgttgcaggaggatttctataatgtttATTTGAACAGTGGAGTTGCCTTTAGATCCTAGAGAGTCTGCTTCTTAGAGTCACTTGTTGTAGCTGTAGGCGAGCAGATTCGTCCTCACCTCTCATATCTGCCACGGTTGACAGATCTTCTTGGATGGACTGGCcactatgttccatcatgggtccgtgagttctactcctctctttggattgacccgaggcATAGATTCATTAACTTTGCATTATGAGGTCGTGACTATAGGCTctagagctcgagggtcagagagattctgaGGATTCTAGAGTAACTTATTTgcctgcatgaggtttgctatggacagacagagcctTCGAGATGCCCTAACGGTGGACTTGTGCCACCCACACACCTTGTCAGAgtatgcttcatagagccatttggtgCGGGGTCGAGTAGGCCACcacgtgaccttactcctaccGCCTAgcttcttgatgctattatgaggaggactctgcttccgaggatgggataccACGAGGGCCTGACTCGCATTCATCTATGGCTAGTGTACCACCTGATATCTCAGACTgcttttgatatttgggatctgaTACTTTCAGAGATGAaggacacactagcagagggcttcagGGGTTACcatcagctgccttatgctcattggatcaccttCTTGATTCGAAAGTCAGTTACACAAAAGTCTCCTAAGACAATGGCAGAGTACacaggtgctactacagagtttccaCCATATAATGTGACCCAGATGCTTCGTCATAGTCGAGCGAGGTCACCTCGTCAGCCGAGCCATCGCCTAGAAGTACCAGAGAtagtagcccagtaggatgagatcatcaggggcattactgcaacagaggaggagcagcttgatgcaaaGCAGGCGAATGTGATTGAGAGCAACCCGAGTGACagctctgatgatgactatcagcctatTCCGCAGATGGCTCCTCGACCACACgatagagaggccagtggctccaACTCTGCTCCACCATAGCCACAGCAGACAGACCCAGCACTTCTAGCTGtacttgagcgaatgaggcaggaCCATGCACGCTAGGCCTAGGAGACCGCAGCTGCACTTGCACAGGTTCAGGCTCGATAGGATGAGTTCCTAATGTAGCAAAAcacaccgaaaggcatgatgaatgatgttttgatctggtcgtcctctttgagagatatctggtgatagccgtaGTAACAGTCCAGTAAGGAGAGGAGTTCATAGCTAGTGGTGGAGTCTATAACCTCATCTAcctgaggcagaccgaaggggtctatAGGGCATTGtttattgagatcagtgtaatcaacgcacattctccattctttattctttttttgaacaagaactggATTTGCcagccactcaggatgatacacttctttaataaatccgactgctaggagccattttatttctaccctaatagcctccttcttgccTAGCATGAATCGTTAgagcttctgcttgatcggcttggcggtcgacgagacattcaaggagtgctcgatcttctcccgtggtacctcTGGCaagtctgtaggtttccaagcaaacacatcgatgttggcacgtaggaaggagatgagtgcgctttcctatttggggtcgagatgagccccaatcttggtGATCTTGGTGGTGTCATCGAGGTCGAGGCTGACCCCCTTCGTTTCCTTAGATTTGGCAGAGGCGCGTGGAGGCTCCAGCGCTGGGATATCCAGGTCATCGGCAGTCACcatcttggcatcggtgaccatactggccatctggatggagaggttggtggatTCGACGAGGGAGAGACTCGCTATTTCATAGGCataggcaatggagaggttggcccacagagccAGAACTCCTGCAGCCACGGGCATCTTCAATACCAGATAGGCGTactgcggtatggccatgaacttggctagagctggccgaccaagtatggcatggtaggcggtgttgaagtcggcgacatagaagttgatgtgctcaacacGGAAGTTGCTAGCCATGCTAAATTGTaccaggagggtgatctctccaagtggtcgggatgccctgctaggtaccaccccccagaaggaggagtcggagggagtgaggtcttctactccaaggcctagctcctttagggctccggcaaaGAGCAGGTTCATGGCACTTCCACCATCAATGCGTACTTTCTTGACGGTTGCATCGAgaacgagggggaaacaccctatgtaaggcatgtccgcccactggtcggccctgctgaaggtggtggggacctcagaccaggggcaatagctagggttggcgatagCATCTTCTCTGTTGACGGCAAGCACTCGGCGGGCGGTGAGTTTTCAATCTCTTCTATTCTCGATGGCAGTGAGGCCCCCAAATatagtggcgaccactttgtcgtgATTCTAGAAGGCGTTATTATTGTCCCTAGGTGGTCAGCGACCtcttgatccatcatcattgtcgttgtccttctttttggcctggaactccttagccaagccaagatagtccttcatcttgtgcttgctgttcttgtggagggggatGGGCCTTCGAGGATTTTCTTGTATTGCTCGACTTAGTTACATTTGGCGTGAGGTTCGTCAATGGTGGGGATGATGTTGTCTGGTTGGCGGTGGCGATACTGACCAACTTTAGACCCTTTTGGCCGATCGCTGCCACTGTCCTGATGGTGGCCGCGGTCATTGTAGCGGCGGTCACTGTGGCTTCGTTCCTCGGGGCGCTTGTTACTACGATGAGTTGGGccatgagtgcccgcatcctcattgaagcgaacTTTGGCCTCTTCAGCATCGGCGTATTGATCggtggtcgtgatcatctcgccaatcccctttggcGGCTTATGATTGAATTTGGAGTGgatgtcatggtgatggagtcctctgacaaaggcggtgatgacttctacttccatgatgttgggaatagaattcctcatctcagaaaatcaTCTGATGTAACTACAGAAGAGGTCAGACGGTTTCTGATAAATGCGattcagatcgtgcttggtgcctggccgggtacacgtagccatgtaattgtcaGTGGAGACCTTCTTCAATTGTTCCCAACATTAGATGGAATCTAGGGCAAGGCTCGTGAGCCAGTTCATTGCGGtcggcatgagcatgatgggaagatagttagccatgacactggtatctcccccggCGGCACGCACggcggtggcataagcttgtagccactgtgtggggtacATCcacccctcgtagggctcgaccccagtgattttaaaaccacggggccactggagttTCTGGAGTGCTCTCGGgaatgctcggggcccttcgGGATCGTCACCGTCGGGATCGGCGGCATTGCCGACGTTAAGTGGCTAGAGGGCTGCATCCGGATTACCAAattcttgcttgtattcttgaCGCCGGCGTACTTCCTCTTCATGCCGAGAGAAACGGTGCTTGTCAATATGACGTCGTGCATCCTAGAGGTTGTTGATGTGCGCTCGGACATCTTGATTGACTTCTTGGTCGAGTTGGCGTGGGTAGTTGACACAGTTCCCCCTAGgtcccccctagaggggttgtctatCATCACGATGTTGGTTGGCGAAACGGCTTCTGCTGGGgtggcgattggatcttggcatgACGTATCGGCGATTCAAGattgtcgagtaggaaggtccctaatcctagcggatctcgttgacctggcagtgcacaACTTTAAGCATGGAGATGACCATGGTGACCTCTAGCATTTGCTTGAGCCGAGCGAGCTCAATAGCGGCCAcagccaagttggcgcttggggtcttgtagacatcgtggccatTGACACGGATGAATTTGTCATCAAGGTTGCGGCAGAGTGGgcatggcctcccttgcgagttgAGTTGTTCTCCGTTgcgagcagcctcggctagcacaatggCGGCCTCATTCGCTCGGCGCTGCACATGGTTGGCGTTTCTGTTGACGCAAGCTACGCGGTCTTCATCGGTTTCTCCATcccgaggagggctgtcgatgctgacattaaaaatcccacCTCCACGGAAGGCTGGAAAAGGAGGTTGGACGGCGGGGGTTTTGGCGATaatctccatagagccctggagctcagagtctagattttcctctagAATGGTGTGGAGGGATTCTTCAGGATGTTGGTAGTCGGTGAAAGCTGATCGGTGGTCGGGTCGGTTAGAGGATAGATGTCTCTaatctggtcggtgaatttgtcccttagggcatcgtgatGGATGGTggccgtaacccctggagtttctcgatcagcctccgatagatcggaACCGAagggtggtcagcgctgaaccagagtggtcaaaGCCAATTCAGCGAGGGAGAGGCAGTCGGCGAGCTTCTAGcagacctgatcgatggatgcaatcAGATTGTTGCTGTCGACCTACTTCCTCGAGTAGCGGGGCAgtaggcggtgagttgttggagAAAACGACCTTAGAGGCAGTTTCAAGATCAGATCTGCCATTGCAGGTGTTGGTGTGGttggcgcagaatcgatctgcaccgtcATGATGATCTCTCCAtttccatcagcattgatgacccaggagattgatccgaccgtaaagatctggccaggctttgGAGAGGACGAAGAGCCTGAAAAGTGTACCATCTTCTTCATCATGGAAACAGCACACACTCCCCTGCCTAGCACGCCATAATCAAGAACAAggaggcaacagagacacaagagttagacaggtttaggccgtctgcacgacgtaataccctactcctatggtctgttggtttgtattggctattgtatggtattgcgtgtgttttgagggggtcctctacccaccttatatagccgggggtagggttacaagtcggttagatctaggagataacgggtaagtaataacaggttacaggaatcatggaatcgagcatatcctaatagatatcatagcatcttcaggatatcgcccttgatgtcttgcggtgcacgccgagcagtactgtgcaccgtaagtcttcgtcttgtgggctagaccacccctggcagcatagcccatgtagtctaccgtgggtatctagggtcgtacgcCCCACAGGGTCGGTTTAAGAACTTACCCGACAAAAGCAGGACAGATGGGCGGATAGCGCTCGCCCGCCACCGATCTAGAAACCCTCGCCCTCAAGCTCCCCATGCTCTCCATCAGATTGAATCTAAGGGGATAAAGGCAGAAGAAGACAAAGAATTAAAGAAAGGGAGGTAAGCTCAACAGTGCGTAGATAAAATTATGTCCATTTATGCCTCCCCCTTCTTTATATAAGCAGGAACCGGCCCATGGATGGCATCCCAACCGTGCACGCTTGTGCATGGGAAAACGAGCCACAAACACTAATGCTCTGGCTCCTGGTAAGAAAACTCACCCATGGATCCCAGCGGTCTGTTCTCAATATACCCTCACCCGAGCCGATGTAGGCGAGTGATCTGACACTCAGATCGGGTACTTGGACCGGCTCACCCATACAGCAGGTGTAAGCGGTAGTGACTCGTTCACTAATGACCCTGCCCCTACTATAGTCAGGGAGGTATCTGGGGGTCGCTAGTATGATCCTAAAACCCCTAGCACTCAGTGTCACGTAGATCCCCCAATACCTAGACGAGCACGAAGTACCTTATTTTAGCGGACGTGTGCCCCTTTGTGTGAAACTAGAAAACTGGTTGGCCCATGGCTATAACCAAAGTACGAGCAAATGgaatctagaaaaagagttttatgatGTGCCCCTGCTGGTCAGGCTTTGTCCTGCCGCTTCCTTTCCGTGATAGCGGATGTTCACTCGTTCTACCCGTTACCAGCTCAAAAAGTAATAAGCGCAACTGCCAACAGCTGCTCACGCGTTCGTTACTCGCCCATAGTGGTGCCCGGCTCAGGACACTGTTATATTGGCCTCAGGGCTCCGAGAAAACATCCTCGCTCTTCCACTAATGAAGCTCACGAAAATTCAAATCACATTACTTGACGGATCTCAAAGAAAACATGACACCCTTAGTGCTCTTTAACAAACGACCTGCAATAGGTCACCCTAAAAATGAACTAGCTTAGTGACACGCAGGCAATGGTGGTGCACCTATCCCATCCTCATTATTGTTTTATGGCAAGGACTTAATGATGCGCAACCACTAATTACACATCGGAATACGTCGAGAACCTACTTCTCGAGTACAACggtatttttaccctagcatggCATCTACGATTTCCTAGAGGCTACGCTTCTGGTTATCGGGTACACCACCCGAACGCGACATTAACAACGGCCCGAGGGCCACGTCCAGGAAACTACGTTTCCCGATATGTGGTGCACCACCCGAGCCAGGCACTTAGAGCTACCAAGGAACGACGTTCCTTGATGTACGGTGTACCACCGCCTCACTGGATGCTTGAAGAAGATTCTTGCTACCCGAGAAATACTCTTGGTACTCGAGCGGCAACATACTGGCTCCCCGATACTTGGGAATATTTAGCTGCACTGCTTGAAACTTCGGCACCCAAAGATGCTCACTATGTACTCATAGTACGCAGACCTTACAGGAGAGACTGCGATGTTCTGAGGGCTTGAAGATACGTGCTAGGTTATCATTAAGTCctacgggggctactgtcagagaTATGGGCCAAGGGTACCTGCACCGCCCGTATATATGACCACCACCAAGCTTTCAGTCCAGCAG is part of the Miscanthus floridulus cultivar M001 chromosome 9, ASM1932011v1, whole genome shotgun sequence genome and encodes:
- the LOC136480726 gene encoding uncharacterized protein, which produces MPYIGCFPLVLDATVKKVRIDGGSAMNLLFAGALKELGLGVEDLTPSDSSFWGVVPSRASRPLGEITLLVQFSMASNFRVEHINFYVADFNTAYHAILGRPALAKFMAIPQYAYLVLKMPVAAGVLALWANLSIAYAYEIASLSLVESTNLSIQMASMVTDAKMVTADDLDIPALEPPRASAKSKETKGVSLDLDDTTKITKIGAHLDPK